The window GAATTCCCGGCGGCATCTGAACAATGGCGAGCAGTGCATCCATGCCGTCGAGTGATGCGTTTATGGGTACGCCGATCACGGGAAGGGTGGTCATCGATGCAATTACACCCGGCAAATGGGCGGCCATTCCGGCAGCCGCAATAATCACCTTGATGCCCCGTTGACGAGCATTCTTGGCAAATTGCTCAACGGCCTCCGGTGTGCGGTGAGCCGAGAGGGCGTTTATTTCGAACGGGATCTCCATCTCGTCGAAAAAAAGGGCAGCCTTCTCCATCACGGGGAGATCAGAAGTGCTGCCCATTATTATGCTAATGATCGGATTCATCTGCTTACTGTCCAATAAAGGCTTTGTATGCTTCGCTGGAGAGAAGGTCGTCGAGATCGGCTTCATCCTCGATGGTTACCTTTACGATCCATCCTTCACCGTATGGGTCCTTGTTCACCAGTTCGGGCTGGTCGTCGAGTTTCGGATTCACCTCAAGCACTTCGCCGGTTACAGGCATTAAAAGGTCTGAAACGGTCTTTACAGCTTCAATGCTGCCAAAAACGGCTCCCTTTTCAACCTTTTCTCCTTCAGTGGTGACGTCGACAAAGACAATTTCTCCGAGTTCGCTCTGCGCAAAATCTGAAATCCCGACGTATGCCTCTTTTCCGTTTACTCTTATCCATTCGTGGTCGTTTGAGTACTTTAAATCTTCAGGAAAATTCATAGAAGTAATTTTTAATGTGAGTGGTTTAATTGCAGGGTAAAAATAATATTTATTTTCTTTATTGCAAAATCATTTTGAGTGTGGCTCAGGCAGATCAGAAATGGGTTCCTGTCCTGACCGAGAGGATGGCGATGATCAGTCCGAGAATAAAACCTCCAATAACCTGTCCCAATGTGTGGCGTTGCAATTTCAGCCGCGACACGCCAACCAGTCCGGCAATGACGAAAAGCACCATGAAGAGTTGATAGGGGTTGGATTTCTCGATGAAATAGCTCACCGACATCACTCCTCCCAGCAGCCCGCCGATACCGAACATGTGGGCGCTGATTTTCCACCAGATGGTGATGAAGATGGCGATGAGGATTACGGCGATGGAGGAGGCGGCAAGCATGAGGAACCACCACGGCATTCCGATCCGGTAATAGTAGAATATCATGATCAGGTATGAAACCAGTACGATGGTGTAGGGGATAAAGCGCTCCTTCCTGACCTTGAGCGACAGGTCCGATATCAATCTCAGCCGGTATACGATAAAGATCAGGATGCCGGGAATCACAAACGAGAAGAGGATTGCAGGCATCATTATTGTCCAGAACTGATTTGCATACAGCAGTTTGAAATGTGTATAGACAAAGAGCAGCAAAATGCTGTATACGGGCATTAACAGCGGCTGGAAGACCGACGATATGATACGGGCAAATTGTTTCATTGCGGAGTTCTATTTTGAAACAGCAAAGTTAAATTTTTTTTCTTAATCGAGCCACAGGAATGTTCAACTGTTCACGATATTTTGCTACCGTACGCCGGGCGATGATGTACCCCTTCCGGTTCAACTGTGCCGTCAGCTGCTCGTCGGTAAGCGGCTTGGAGGGATTCTCGTTTTCGATGAGCTCTTTCAAGAGAGATTTTATCTCGCGCGACGATACATTTTCGCCTGCCTCATTCTGCATTGCCTCCGAAAAGAAGAACTTGAGGGGATAGATACCGTTGTTTGTCTGGACATACTTGCTGCTGCTTACCCGTGATATGGTGGATATGTCGAATCCGGTTCGCTGTGCGATATCTTTGAGAATCATTGGTTTGAGCATCGATTCGTCTTCAGACAGAAAAAAGTCGTACTGAAAATTGACAATGGCCTCCATGGTCTTCTGGAGCGTGTTCTGACGTTGCCTGACAGCATCGATAAACCATTTTGCAGCATCAACCTTCTGTTTCATGAACATGACGGCCTGCTTGGCATCGTTGCTCATGCTCTCCTTGTTTTGGGCGTATCCTTGCAGCATTTCGGAAAAATCGCGGTTGATCTTCAGCTCCGGAATGTTCTTGTTGTTCAGGTACATGTTGACCTCGCCGTTGTATGACTCCACTATAAAGTCGGGAGTGATATTGCTCATGGCAATCTCTATCGAATCGCCGAGGCTGTTGCCGGGTTTTGGGTTGAGCGAGACAATTTCACGGATGGCATCGCGCAGCTCATCCTGTGAAATGTTCAGTTGACGGATAATCTTGTCGTAATGTTTTCGCGTAAACTCTTCGAAATAGTTGGTGACAATTTCCAGCGCCAGCCTGTTCTGTCTCGTGGGCGTGTTGCGTTTAAGCTGCAGCCTGAGGCACTCCTGCAGATCGCTTGCCCCCACACCTGCCGGGTCGAGGTCCTGGATGATCTCCAGTATGGACTGCAATTTTGTCTCCGGAACATCCATGTTCTGTTGAAAGAGCAGATCGTCTGAGATGGCTTGCAGGCTCCGCTGCAGGTATCCATTCTCGTCGAGGTTGCCAATGATATATTCGGCGATTTTCTGATCCTGCTCATTCAGGTGGAGCAGCCCGATCTGCTCCAGCAATACCTCGTTGAGACTCTTGTCGTTGGAATAGGTGGCCTCGATAAAGTCGGGACCGCTTTTTTTCTGGGTCTTGTTCAATTGGTAGTCGGGAATATCCTCTTCCGAGAAATAATCACCCATCAGAATATCCTCTTCCGAGAGCTGTTCTTCGCTCTCCGAAAAGTTTTCGCCCTCCTCCTGTCCAAGTTGCTCGCTCCCTTCCTCCAGGGCAGGATTGTCTTCCAGCTCCTGTTTTATCTTGTCCTCCAGCTCAACCGAATTCAATTCAACCAGTTTTATCACCTGCATTTGCAGCGGTGATAGTTTCTGTGTCTGTTTGAGTTCCTGTTGTTGCCTAAGTGCCATAAGTGATTTTCAATCCTTTTATGAAAGCAAAGATAGTTAAATTACCTCTTTTTGTCGTTCAACATAACCATTTTTTTCTCCGCATCGTTACGGTTGAAACCTGTCCATGGAGGGCTAGCACTCGTCGTCGTATCCCGCCTTACAGGTAAGCGGGGCGAGCGCATAGGCGTCGTACTCATCGTAAGCGGGACCGGGTTTGCCGTTGTAGGCAATGATCCTGTCTGTCCTTACCTGGTCGCCGTTCGCAAAAACCATAAACTGGCCCGATCTCCCCTTATCGATGATCGCCGTTACGGCTCCGTTCGATTCTTTCAGGTCGGGGTACTGCTCCGTATCGAAATAGATCACTTTTACTGACCCTTTTTCAATCTCCCGTTGAAACAGATCGGGGAAGTCGGGATCGATTGGTGTAAACGCTGGCTGTTTCATATCATATTTCTCCTTTCAACTATTAAACAGCAGAGCGTGGTATTGGTTCAACAACCCCTTTTCAGGATCATCGCTTGATCATGCGGATAGAGGCTTCCACCGCGTCGATGCTGCTGTCTGAAAGGTCGATCCAGTTGATCTCCGCATCCTTTTTAAACCAGGTCATCTGTTTGCGTGCATAGTTCCTTGAATGCTGCTTTATTTTCCCGATGGCATATTCAAGGGAGCAGTTGCCGTCGAAATATTCAAACAGCTCTTTATAACCGATTGTATTTAATGAGTTCAGATGCCGTTTCGGATAGAGTTTGCGGGCCTCTTCCACCAGTCCATCCTCAATCATCTGGTCTACACGGCGGTCGATTCGCGCATATAGCTCTTCCCGGGGACGTGTAAAACCTACCTTTACGATGTTGAAACTTCGTCTCTTTTGGGGATTGGTGCGTAACGAGGAGTAGGGTTTCCCGGCCATCAGGCAGACTTCGAGCGCGTGGATCACCCGTTTGGGATTTTTCAGGTCGACTGTGCGATAGAATACCGGATCGAGTATCTTCAGGCGGGATCGGATGGCATCCAATCCCTCTTTGCGGTAGAGCTCGTTCACCTCCCGTCGCAGTTTTTCGTCGATGGTCGGAATCTCGTCAATCCCCTTACAGACGGCATCGATATAGAGCATCGAGCCGCCCGACATCACCACATAGGGGTGAGTCTCGAGCAGGCGCTCGATCAGGGGGATTGCATCCTCCTCGAACTGGCTGGCACTATAATAGTCTTCAGGCTCGAACATCCCCACGAAATAATGGGGAATCCGCTCCAGCTGCTCAGCAGTTGGAGCTGCTGTTCCGATGGAGATCTGCCGGTATATTTGCCGGGAATCTGAAGAGATAATGGGACTTCCCAGCCGTTCGGCTATCTGAAGGCTTGTTTCTGTTTTGCCCACGCCGGTCGGCCCCAGAAGCACGAGCAAAGTATTCATGAAAGAGGCTGGTTGTTGCGGTTTATGCGAATGGTCGGTAAAGTGCAGTCAAAATCAATAGAGGTCGTTCTCTTCCGTCGATATCTCCATGTCGTCAAGTCCATCGAATCCCTCCTTGTCCAGTTCATCGAGGTTGTAGTCCTCGTCCCCGAAAAAGGTCTCATCCACATCCAGCGAGGCTGACGCGCTGGAGACCTCGTCGAGATTGAGCGATTGCCGGGGTGCTTCTCCCATCGAAAGGGTGCAGACCGGTCTCTTCAGGTTCTTGCCGGTGATAATCTCGGAGAGCTCTATGAAAAGTGCTCTTTCGGTAAGGTAGTCGAATACAAAGAGCATCTTCTGTTTTTCATCTTCAAGATAGTCACTCAAAACACATTCGGCCATAGTATATGGATCTTCATCGGAGTAGGTATCCATCTCCACAAGAGTGATCTCCTGTTCCTTTCGCCAATTGTCGTCACAAATAAAGAAAGAGGCCATCTCGTTTTCGCTGAAACCGGTACAGTCGACAATCGCTTTGAACAGATCATAAAAAGTGTTGTCGGCATCTATTTTTATTTCCCGTTTGAAGTTATCTACTTCGTCCGATATGATTACGAATCTGAAAATCATAAAAAAGTGTTTTAGTACTCGTTTATTTGCATTCAAAGGTAGTAAAAACTTTTTTAAATGGAGGGTGATCCATTGATAAAAACGGCTGTTGAAAATATATCGTTTAATTTTATCTCAAAGCTGTTGGAATATTTGAAAAAATGTACTACTTTTGCATCACTTTTCCAACAGGAAGAGGAAAAACTCTTCAGTAGCTCAGTCGGTTAGAGCATCTGACTGTTAATCAGAGGGTCGCTGGTTCAAGTCCAGCCTGAAGAGCTGAAAATGTGAGAAAATAAGAAGGAATATTCTTCAGTAGCTCAGTCGGTTAGAGCATCTGACTGTTAATCAGAGGGTCGCTGGTTCAAGTCCAGCCTGAAGAGCTGAAAATGAGTGAGTAGCGATGCTCACTCTTTTCATTATATTATATGGTTTTGATAATTTTCCGGCCGCCACCAGAAACAATTTCACGCATCGCCCGTTTAATGAAAAAATATCCCGATCATGAAGAAGATACTTGTTACAATTGCCCTGCACCGGGAACCACTTGCCGAGCTTTTTGAGAAGTTTGAGGTCTTTATGCCCCAGGATAAGGATCTGAAGCGGGATCAGGTATTGGAGATGATTCCCGATTTTGAGATACTGATACCCAATTTCAGTTTCTCTACAGACAAGGAGATCATGGACAAGGGAACCAGGCTTGAGCTGATTTCGAACTACGGTGTAGGTTACAACAATATTGATGTGGAGTATGCTACGCGGAAGGGGATTGTGGTGACCAACATTCCCAGGACGACGTGCGAACCTACGGCCGAGCTGGCATTTGCACTGCTGTTGGCTGCCGGAAGACGGATCGGCTATTACGACAGGAAACTGCGTGAGCACCGGATGGTCGATTGGGGAGTATACGGCGATGCCGGATTGCCGCTATTCGGGAAAAGACTCGGCATAATCGGGATGGGGAGAATTGGACAGGCCTTGGCCCGGCGTGCCGTTGCCTCCGGGATGAACATCATTTATCACAACCGGAACCGGTTGAGCCCGGAGATCGAGCAGCTTTACGGTGCCACCTATGTTACTTTTGAAGAGTTGTTGCGAACGGCCGACTATGTTTCGCTCAATGCTCCCTCTACCCCCGAAACCATAAGGATGATTGGCGAAAGCCAGTTCTCGATGATGAAACCCACCGCTGTCTTTATCAATACGGCCAGGGGGAACATGGTGGATGAAAAGGCATTGGCCAGGGCGCTGAGAGAGAAAAAGATCTGGGCGGCCGGGTTGGATGTATATGAGAATGAACCCAGAATCTCTCCCGAGTTGCTGGATCTGGACAATGTGGTGCTTGCTCCGCATGCGGGTACCAAAACGGTCGAGGACCGCAATCGGATGGCTGAAGAGATGGCGCAGAACATTGTCGGTTTTTATGAAGGTAAATATGAAGTGTCACGGGTAAATTAGATGAGAGCAGAGATTGTAAAAGAGCAGTTGCTCGCTTTCGGCAGCCCGCAAAAGGCGGCAGACTCCCTCCGTTTTTTCAAGACCGGGAAAGGAGAGTATGGCGAAGGCGACCAGTTTATCGGCTGCACGGTTCCCGAAACTAGAAGCGTGGCCAAAGCCTGTAAAAAGATCCCGCTGGAGGAGGTGAAGATCCTGTTGGACGACCCCTACCACGAGTGTCGGTTCTGTGCCCTGGTCATTCTGACGGAGCGGTTCAAAAAGGCAGAAGAGGAGGAACGGAAGGAGATATTCCAGTTTTACTTGGACAACAGGCGCCGGGTCAACAACTGGGACCTGGTGGATATATCTGCATACAATATTGTTGGCGAGTGGTTGGTGGACAAGGAGCGGTCTCTTTTGTACCGGCTGGCCGCCAGCGAGAATCTTTGGGAACAGCGCATCGCTGTAGTTTCCACCTTGGCCTTTATCCGGAAGCATGATTTTGACGACACGCTGAAACTCTCCGCCATGTTTCTGACTCACCGGCACGATCTGATGCATAAAGCGTGCGGCTGGATGCTGCGTGAAGCCGGAAAACGCGATGAGAAGGTGCTGACCGGCTTTCTGGATCTCCACTGCACCCGAATGCCCCGGACGATGTTGCGGTATGCCATCGAGAGACTGTCGCCGGACCAGAAAAGATCTTACATGACAAAATAGCTCTCCATATGTTTCAAACATATCAACTATCCAACGGTTTACGTCTTGTTCACCGCCCCTTCCCGTCGGAGATATCCTATTGCGGGATAGCGGTAAATACAGGTTCTCGCGACGAATTTCCCGACGAACATGGAATGGCCCATTTTGTGGAACATATGCTGTTCAAGGGGACTCGAAAGCGACAGGCCCACCATGTGGTCAACCGCATGGAAAACGTTGGTGGTGAGCTCAATGCTTATACCACAAAGGAGGAGACATTTATTTATGCAACATTCCTGGCCGAATATTTCGGCAGAGCGGTGGAGTTGCTGAGTGATGTTGTTTTTCATTCTACCTTTCCCGCTCATCAGATTGAACGGGAGAGGGACGTGATTCTGGATGAGATGAACAGTTACGCCGATTTCCCGTCGGAGCAGATATACGATGACTTCGAAAACCTGGTATTTCAAGGCCATGACCTGGGGCATTATATACTGGGTGACGCCGATAGCCTGGAAGGATTCACCACCCGTTCGCTGAAGCGGTTCGTGCAACGGCAGTATCAACCGTCTGAAATGATTTTCTTCTCTTTCGGCAAGACGCCGTTCACCCAGGTAACGCGCCAGCTCGAGAAGCACTTTTCGTTCCCGGCCCCCGGACGCGTTCCGGCGAAAGCGCGCGTGGCGCCCGGAAACTTAGTGCCGGTAGAAGTAGAATTGCAAAAAAACACCACCCAGGCACACGTGATGCTCGGGTGGGAGGCTTTTAGCATGCACCACCCCGATAAACACGCGCTGTACCTCCTTAACAATATCCTGGGCGGGGGGAGTTTGAACAGCCGGTTCAATACTTCGCTCCGGGAAAAAAACGGGCTGGTGTACCACGTGGAGTCGAGCGCCACCTTCTACAGCGACACCGGGCTTTTTAGTGTTTACTTTGCCTGTGACCCGAAATACCGGGAGCGGTGCGTCCGGTTAATCGAAAAAGAGATCGAGAAAATCAAGAAGAAAAAATTAACCTCGATGCAGTTATCCCAAGCGAAGCGCCAATGGAAAGGACAATTGGGCATTGCTGCCGAGAACAACGAGAACAGCTGCTTGAGCATGGCGAAGAACTACCTCCACCAGAAGCGCTTCGTGCCGCTAAGCGAGGTGTTTAACCGTATCGATCAAATCACGGCCGACAAGATCCAGGAGGTAGCAAACGAGATTTTTTCCGGTTCTCGTTTCCGGTTGAGTTACCTGTAATTGCTGTTTTAGATTATTTCTAAATAACACCTGCCGCGGGCTCCTTCCGAACAAAAAAGCGGTAGGAACGTTTAATTCCTGTCTTAAGCGAACGCCCTCTCAAACAAAAAATCGGTGCGTTCGCGCGCGTCCAGGCGCGTAGATCGTGAATTCAAGGAATTACTTAACTAAAATGATTGAATTATGAAGAAAATGAGAATTATGCTGGTGGTTGCTATGTTTGCCTTGGTATCCGCTGTAAGTGCGCAGACAAGCTTGGGAGTTAAAGGCGGCGTTAACATGTCCAATTTTTATGGAGATGATCTGGATGACCAGAACGTTAAAATAGGCTTCCATGTAGGTTTGGCAGCTGACTACGAGTTTGCATACAACTCAGCGATACAAACAGGGTTGTTTTTCACCACGAAAGGAGCAAAATATAGCGAGTCAATAGGCGATGCCACGGCAGATTTTACTGTAAACCCGATGTACCTGCAACTGCCGGTTCATTATGCGTATAAATTGGATGTAACCCCCGGAACACGCATCGTATTCCATGCCGGCCCGTATGTTGCTTATGGTATAGGCGGCAAATCAAAACTCAGCGGCTCGCTCGGAGATTGGGAAGACGAGACCGAGTGGGATGTATTCGGCGATAATGGCTTCCTCAAGAATTTCGATGCCGGTTTAGGCCTCGGCGTGGGCGCCGAGTTTGGCCCAATTCTGCTTGACCTCGGTTGGGATATGGGCCTTGTAGATATCGCGGACTCGGACCAAGGAAGTATAAAAAATCAAAACGCGTATCTATCGGTAGGGTACAAGTTCTAAAATCCCTTCCGGTAAAGGTGAAAAAATATTTATTCACATACTTAACAGGGCTGTCCAAACACTGGATGGCCCTTTTTTCTGCTGCTTGTTACCCTTTATTTACAAAGTGTTGTTAAAAAATAAAGAGTTGTATGAAAAATAACCAATTATAGCTATGTTTGCAAAATACCTTTGACGACTCGTGATGTAAGAAATTTACCCGCCGTAAAGAATAAGCCAATGATGCGATTGCCCCGTTTCCTGCTGTTCCTTTTACTATTTACCTGGTGTAATCTATCGCTCTCGGGCCAATCGTCGTATCTCTTCAAACAGTTGGAAGTGGGTGACGGGCTTTCTCATAACCAAATAAACCATATTTTTAAAGATAGTCGAGGGTTCATGTGGTTCTCTACCGCATCGGGGCTAAATAGGTACGATGGGTATAAGTTCAAGCCGTTTTTTCATGATCCCGACAACGATAATTCGCTGCCCGACAACTTTGTGATGAATGTGCAGGAGGATGGAGAAGGTCGGTTATGGATACAGACAGCGGGTGGGTATGTGGTGTACATCCCGGAAAAGGAGCAGTTCGTGAAGTGCCAGGCCATGCTTAACCAGTTAGGAGTAACGAGTC of the Petrimonas mucosa genome contains:
- the purE gene encoding 5-(carboxyamino)imidazole ribonucleotide mutase; the protein is MNPIISIIMGSTSDLPVMEKAALFFDEMEIPFEINALSAHRTPEAVEQFAKNARQRGIKVIIAAAGMAAHLPGVIASMTTLPVIGVPINASLDGMDALLAIVQMPPGIPVATVGINGSLNAAILAVQMIATGDESLQQKLAVYKDELKVKITQANEELANIKYKFKTN
- the gcvH gene encoding glycine cleavage system protein GcvH gives rise to the protein MNFPEDLKYSNDHEWIRVNGKEAYVGISDFAQSELGEIVFVDVTTEGEKVEKGAVFGSIEAVKTVSDLLMPVTGEVLEVNPKLDDQPELVNKDPYGEGWIVKVTIEDEADLDDLLSSEAYKAFIGQ
- a CDS encoding phosphatase PAP2 family protein, which encodes MKQFARIISSVFQPLLMPVYSILLLFVYTHFKLLYANQFWTIMMPAILFSFVIPGILIFIVYRLRLISDLSLKVRKERFIPYTIVLVSYLIMIFYYYRIGMPWWFLMLAASSIAVILIAIFITIWWKISAHMFGIGGLLGGVMSVSYFIEKSNPYQLFMVLFVIAGLVGVSRLKLQRHTLGQVIGGFILGLIIAILSVRTGTHF
- the rpoN gene encoding RNA polymerase factor sigma-54, with amino-acid sequence MALRQQQELKQTQKLSPLQMQVIKLVELNSVELEDKIKQELEDNPALEEGSEQLGQEEGENFSESEEQLSEEDILMGDYFSEEDIPDYQLNKTQKKSGPDFIEATYSNDKSLNEVLLEQIGLLHLNEQDQKIAEYIIGNLDENGYLQRSLQAISDDLLFQQNMDVPETKLQSILEIIQDLDPAGVGASDLQECLRLQLKRNTPTRQNRLALEIVTNYFEEFTRKHYDKIIRQLNISQDELRDAIREIVSLNPKPGNSLGDSIEIAMSNITPDFIVESYNGEVNMYLNNKNIPELKINRDFSEMLQGYAQNKESMSNDAKQAVMFMKQKVDAAKWFIDAVRQRQNTLQKTMEAIVNFQYDFFLSEDESMLKPMILKDIAQRTGFDISTISRVSSSKYVQTNNGIYPLKFFFSEAMQNEAGENVSSREIKSLLKELIENENPSKPLTDEQLTAQLNRKGYIIARRTVAKYREQLNIPVARLRKKI
- the miaA gene encoding tRNA (adenosine(37)-N6)-dimethylallyltransferase MiaA, whose protein sequence is MNTLLVLLGPTGVGKTETSLQIAERLGSPIISSDSRQIYRQISIGTAAPTAEQLERIPHYFVGMFEPEDYYSASQFEEDAIPLIERLLETHPYVVMSGGSMLYIDAVCKGIDEIPTIDEKLRREVNELYRKEGLDAIRSRLKILDPVFYRTVDLKNPKRVIHALEVCLMAGKPYSSLRTNPQKRRSFNIVKVGFTRPREELYARIDRRVDQMIEDGLVEEARKLYPKRHLNSLNTIGYKELFEYFDGNCSLEYAIGKIKQHSRNYARKQMTWFKKDAEINWIDLSDSSIDAVEASIRMIKR
- a CDS encoding IS1096 element passenger TnpR family protein gives rise to the protein MIFRFVIISDEVDNFKREIKIDADNTFYDLFKAIVDCTGFSENEMASFFICDDNWRKEQEITLVEMDTYSDEDPYTMAECVLSDYLEDEKQKMLFVFDYLTERALFIELSEIITGKNLKRPVCTLSMGEAPRQSLNLDEVSSASASLDVDETFFGDEDYNLDELDKEGFDGLDDMEISTEENDLY
- a CDS encoding NAD(P)-dependent oxidoreductase; the encoded protein is MKKILVTIALHREPLAELFEKFEVFMPQDKDLKRDQVLEMIPDFEILIPNFSFSTDKEIMDKGTRLELISNYGVGYNNIDVEYATRKGIVVTNIPRTTCEPTAELAFALLLAAGRRIGYYDRKLREHRMVDWGVYGDAGLPLFGKRLGIIGMGRIGQALARRAVASGMNIIYHNRNRLSPEIEQLYGATYVTFEELLRTADYVSLNAPSTPETIRMIGESQFSMMKPTAVFINTARGNMVDEKALARALREKKIWAAGLDVYENEPRISPELLDLDNVVLAPHAGTKTVEDRNRMAEEMAQNIVGFYEGKYEVSRVN
- a CDS encoding DNA alkylation repair protein — protein: MRAEIVKEQLLAFGSPQKAADSLRFFKTGKGEYGEGDQFIGCTVPETRSVAKACKKIPLEEVKILLDDPYHECRFCALVILTERFKKAEEEERKEIFQFYLDNRRRVNNWDLVDISAYNIVGEWLVDKERSLLYRLAASENLWEQRIAVVSTLAFIRKHDFDDTLKLSAMFLTHRHDLMHKACGWMLREAGKRDEKVLTGFLDLHCTRMPRTMLRYAIERLSPDQKRSYMTK
- a CDS encoding M16 family metallopeptidase: MFQTYQLSNGLRLVHRPFPSEISYCGIAVNTGSRDEFPDEHGMAHFVEHMLFKGTRKRQAHHVVNRMENVGGELNAYTTKEETFIYATFLAEYFGRAVELLSDVVFHSTFPAHQIERERDVILDEMNSYADFPSEQIYDDFENLVFQGHDLGHYILGDADSLEGFTTRSLKRFVQRQYQPSEMIFFSFGKTPFTQVTRQLEKHFSFPAPGRVPAKARVAPGNLVPVEVELQKNTTQAHVMLGWEAFSMHHPDKHALYLLNNILGGGSLNSRFNTSLREKNGLVYHVESSATFYSDTGLFSVYFACDPKYRERCVRLIEKEIEKIKKKKLTSMQLSQAKRQWKGQLGIAAENNENSCLSMAKNYLHQKRFVPLSEVFNRIDQITADKIQEVANEIFSGSRFRLSYL
- a CDS encoding porin family protein — protein: MKKMRIMLVVAMFALVSAVSAQTSLGVKGGVNMSNFYGDDLDDQNVKIGFHVGLAADYEFAYNSAIQTGLFFTTKGAKYSESIGDATADFTVNPMYLQLPVHYAYKLDVTPGTRIVFHAGPYVAYGIGGKSKLSGSLGDWEDETEWDVFGDNGFLKNFDAGLGLGVGAEFGPILLDLGWDMGLVDIADSDQGSIKNQNAYLSVGYKF